CCGTCTTGGACGTGTAGACAATCTGGAATGGATAGCCATCTACATCAATCACCGCACCATTGGGAAGACCCTGGAAGGTACCGAGAATCCCCCCTGAACCGGCACTCGCATGCTCAAGGATTGTCCAGATGTCGCCGGCAACCGGGGTGTAACCAGGTACCAGCGCCAGCGAGAGCGTTGCACCGGCAGGATTGCCCGTTCCCACCAGTTCAATACTGGCGTTTCTGGTGCTGTTATTCGAGGTGTTAATGAGCACCAGTTTATCGCCGCCAGGACCGATTTCAAAGTGGAGGCTGATATTCGGGCTATGGAGACGAACACCGTCGCCATTACCTGCGATGGAAAGCGTTCCCCGCCCGCGAATGACGGCACCGGTATTGAGATCGCGTTGATCACCAACCCCGATCTCGCCACCGCCAGAGGTGGGATTATACACAATTGCCCCTACCGTCCCGCTACCGTAGAGGTTTAGCCTGCCACTGCCCTGATTGCGAACAAATGAACCGATATTCGAGCCACTTGCAGTCAGATTAATTGTCAAATCACCCGCCCCGTTCTTGCGCAGATTCCGCGAGGCTGCGGGATCGGTGATTTTGGCGAAGATGACATCACCTTCAACCGTTATCTCCCGGTTACCGGGCAGACTCCAGGGAGTGCTGAAGCTGAGACGATAATCACCGCTGTCGAGGGTGAAATTATTGTTTAGCTGGGAGATTTCATTGGTAATGATGCGATCTGATCCTGCATTAATCAGACGCCCGCTGAGCAGTTCGAGTTTCGAGGTACCAAAAGCCTGATTGTGAGCAATGACTATTGCCCCACCATTAATCGTCGTTCGTCCCCGGTGCTCATTAGCGGCGAGCAGATAGAGTTCACCCTCACCGGTTTTGGTGATGCCACCACTGCCGCGCAGGAGATTGTTGGGGCTGAAGATAAGGAGGCTACTATCAGCAGCAATATCGAATGAAATGATTTTCTGTAGCTCAATTGGCACATAAATAACATGATTACCGCTCAGAACACGAATAGCTCCGGCACCGGCGGGTGGGAAATAGAGACTGCCGTTGCTATTTGTCATGAGCAAGTAAGGCATCGGACTATCGAAACGCACTTCCCCAATTTCAAAAGTACCGTCGAGATCAATTGCCAGTGGAAATGGCGTATACGGAAACACCGCCACATCGTGACGGCTCGACGGTACACCTCCACTCCATTTGGTCGGATCACTCCAACTTCCATTTCCCCCAATCCAGGTACTGGTTGCCGCAAAAACCGGACTGAACACGAGCGACCAGATCAAGAGTAGAATGACTGCTAATGTCGATAGCAGTGCTCGCGGTATCGGGCGGTTCATGGCTCCTCTCCAGAACTGCAATGTAGTGCTCCAGTTGAACCGAATTTTAACCGAACTCTGTACCGAATCATTACCGAAACCCCTGCTACGACCGGTGCAGATGAAAACATGAAAAAAGTGTTATCCAGGCGGCAGGAGATGACGATAAATGAGAGGTATGTTCAGGAAAGGAGGTGATGAGGATCAGAATTGCGACAATCCGTCGTAAGACTGATGTTGAATGAAGGCTAGAGGCTTACAAACATTTCATCTTGAAGTTGAATATTTTGTTAGAAAGGGGAATAAAGTCGCACTATTCTTATTTATTATAGTATTATTTTTTGTAGTAGAGAAGTGTTATGACCAACAAAACCACGTTACAAGGCATCAGTGCAGCTATCGCTGCATACGCGCTCTGGGGATTGCTCCCGGTCTACTGGAAAGCGCTCAACGGGGCATCGGCCACCGAAATTCTCGCCCATCGCATGATCTGGTCGCTCCTCTTCCTGCTTGGCGTGCTGGCGATCCGCCGGCAGTGGGAGTGGATTACGGTGATACGGCAACAGCGTCGTCTGCGGCTGACGTATCTGGCAAGTGCGATTCTGCTGGCGGCAAATTGGGGTATTTATGTCTGGGCAGTCCAGATCAATCGGGTCGTCGAAGCCAGTTTAGGCTATTTTATCAACCCGCTGGTCAGTATTGCGCTGGGTGTGCTGGTCTTGCGGGAACGGTTACGTCCGGCCCAGTGGCTGGCCATCGGTATTGCTGCTGCCGGGGTTGCCTGGCTGACCTACAGTGCCGGTGCGCTGCCCTGGATCGCATTGGCGCTGGCGTTATCGTTTGGTCTCTACGGTCTGTTACGGAAGCAGACGCCACTCGGTTCGTTTGAGGCATTGACGGTGGAGACGTTATGGATGTTTCCCCCCGCTCTCCTCTGGTTGAGCTGGCTGGCCGGTGCCAACGGCGGGATTCATCACGATACCGGCCTGTGGATGCTCTTGATCAGCACCGGTGTTGTGACTGCGGCACCGCTGCTCTTTTTCGGGGCAGCAACCCGACGCATCCCGCTGACGACAATCGGCATTTTGCAGTACCTGGCACCGACCCTTCAGCTCGTGCTGGGTGTGCTGGTCTACGGCGAACCCTTCTCAACTGCCCAACTGATCGGCTTTGGCGCAATCTGGACGGCACTGGCCATTTATACGCTTGATAGCTTTATCGCTGTTCGGCACTACCGGGCGAAATTATCACAAGAGGCGATACAGCGGTAGTATTGCTGCAAGCGCTCACCGTCATCGAGATCGAAGGCCAGGGTCGGTGTGCTGATCAGGCTGGCCCGCAAGCCGAGCCGGGCAGCCGTGCGCAGATGATAGCCGGCACTATCCGGCCCAAAGCCAAACGGCAATTGCGACGGCAGGTGCAGCCCTAACGCATTTGTCCCTTGACCATGCTGGTCAGGGGCAACCACCACGTCGTTGTCGGTGAGCGCTTCGCTGAGCAAGATCAGATCACGTACTGTCACAAAGGGTAAATCGCCGGCAAGAACCATCATGATCTGCACACCGGCAGCCTGAATTCGCTGCCGCGCCTCGGTCAGGGCTGCATTCAACTCTTCCTGGTTATCGGGGAGCCACTCAATCCCCTCGCTATCGGTTGCCAGGGTTGGTTCAGGGCTGACCAGCCAGATACGGGCCGGGATTGACAGGTAGCTAACGGCCTGGCGCGCCGTTGTGATCACATGGCGCACCATTGTCACCACGAGCTGTTGGCGATCCGCCGGATCGAGCAGATCGATCAGGCGCGATTTCGCCAGGTGTAGACGCTTGATGGGAATGACAATACCGATCACACTAACGACCTCGCTGTGGACGGCGCAATGAGGCTGGCCAGTTCCAGCGTCGCACGGGCCAGGGCCATCTTTTCTGGCATACCGCGCATGATTGTGTCGGTAACCAGCGTTGCAATCCCGCGAGACTGAATAGCCGGCGCCAGCTCCGCATCAATGGTGTCGATCACGATCCCATCGATCAGGTCGGCATACGTCTCGGCCACACCGAGCGCAGTCGGGGTGAGACCAACCGCTTTCATCAGTGGGACAGCCGGACCCTTGATTGCTGCGCCACCAACAATCGGACTAACTGCCACCACCGGCGTATTCGTTGTCGTCAGAGTGGTACGCACTTCAGGAATGGCCAGAATTGGCCCTACACTCACCACCGGATTGCTCGGCGCGATAATAATGACCTCTGCACTCATTAGCAAAGGCAACAAGGCAGGAGCTGGCCGAACCGGGCCGGCAGCGTGCAGGCGCACGCCGTGTACGACCGGTTGACAGCGCTCGCGGACAAAATACTCTTCAAAATGCAGTTCGCCCTGATCGGTAAGGACGTGGGTAGGCGCCGGATCATCACTCATCGGGATGATTGAGACAGCCACACCCAATGCCTGCCGAATCTCATCGGCGACTTGCGAGAGGGTCGCACCGGCCTGCAACCGCGCCGTCCGGTAGATATGCAACGCCAGATCGCGATCACCGAGCTTAAACCAGGTAGGAGCGCCGAGCCGGGCCAGCCATTGCATACAGGCATCGGTATCACCGGCAATCCCCCAGCCCTGGTTGCGGTCAATCACATCTGCCAGCGTACAGGTGACGATATCGAGATCGGGGGAGATATATAAGCCGTGCAGCACCATATCGTCGCCGGTATTGACGACAGCCGCGATCCGTTCTGGGGCAACAACTGCTGCCAGCCCTTCGATAAAGCGAGCGGCACCAACGCCGCCGGAAAGTACAACTATCATAGGTACGCTGCGGAGTCTACAAAAGGAAACCGGCGTGATCCAACCACGCCGGTATCATCGGGTTCGTTAGAACAACAGATTCGCCAGTCGCCGCCGGGCCGGGCCTACCAGCGGATGGTCGTCACCGAGCAGAGCAAAGAGGGCGAGCAGTGCCTTGCGGGCACCATCATCCCGGAACGCTCGATCACGAGCGACCAGTGTTAACAGATGCTCTATCGCGGTGGCATAATCACCACTCCGCACTGCAATCGCTGCCTGGCGGTACAGCCCTTCGCTACCATCTGCCGGCTCTGCCGGCGCATTGACCAGATCGGCGATAGCCAGACCGGCAATCGCCCGGCCACCGAAGGGACCACCTGCCGGAACCTGCTTGAGCGTCGTAATGCCTTCGGGATCGCCGCGCAAAGCGAGCAGCCGCCCCAGATGGAAGAGCGCCGCCTCGTTATTTGGGTCTTGCCCCAGGATCAGGCGATAACGGGCAATCGCCTCAACCGGATTGGTTGCTTCGAGCGCCTGTGCCATCGCCAGCAGATCGGCATTACGGTCAGGCACGATCCGCTTCAGCCAGGTACGTACCTGACTCTCCGGCAACGCACCGGTAAACTCATCAACGATTTTGCCCTGATAGACCGCTTTGACGGCGGGAATACCCTGAACCCGGAACATCTGGGCCAATCGTGGGTTTTCATCCACGTTAATCTTTGCTAACACCCACGTCCCACCTGCTTCGCGTGCGAGCCGTTCAAGCGTCGGCCCAAGTACACGGCAGGGACCACACCACGGTGCCCAGAAATCGATGACGACCGGCGTCTGCTGTGAGCGTTGGAGCACCTCACGCTCAAAGGTTGCCTCGGTCACATCAATGACGACAGCCTGGGCAGTAGCTGGATTGGCTTTGTTCGATACTCCGGTGATCATGCCTGTTTTCTCCTTGCACCGATATAGTTTTCACTGTAACGTAGTGTACCAGAAAGCTGTTGAAGATGTGTCTACAAAGTGTAAGAAGAG
This genomic window from Chloroflexus aurantiacus J-10-fl contains:
- a CDS encoding tetratricopeptide repeat protein, whose product is MITGVSNKANPATAQAVVIDVTEATFEREVLQRSQQTPVVIDFWAPWCGPCRVLGPTLERLAREAGGTWVLAKINVDENPRLAQMFRVQGIPAVKAVYQGKIVDEFTGALPESQVRTWLKRIVPDRNADLLAMAQALEATNPVEAIARYRLILGQDPNNEAALFHLGRLLALRGDPEGITTLKQVPAGGPFGGRAIAGLAIADLVNAPAEPADGSEGLYRQAAIAVRSGDYATAIEHLLTLVARDRAFRDDGARKALLALFALLGDDHPLVGPARRRLANLLF
- the cofC gene encoding 2-phospho-L-lactate guanylyltransferase gives rise to the protein MIGIVIPIKRLHLAKSRLIDLLDPADRQQLVVTMVRHVITTARQAVSYLSIPARIWLVSPEPTLATDSEGIEWLPDNQEELNAALTEARQRIQAAGVQIMMVLAGDLPFVTVRDLILLSEALTDNDVVVAPDQHGQGTNALGLHLPSQLPFGFGPDSAGYHLRTAARLGLRASLISTPTLAFDLDDGERLQQYYRCIASCDNFAR
- the cofD gene encoding 2-phospho-L-lactate transferase is translated as MIVVLSGGVGAARFIEGLAAVVAPERIAAVVNTGDDMVLHGLYISPDLDIVTCTLADVIDRNQGWGIAGDTDACMQWLARLGAPTWFKLGDRDLALHIYRTARLQAGATLSQVADEIRQALGVAVSIIPMSDDPAPTHVLTDQGELHFEEYFVRERCQPVVHGVRLHAAGPVRPAPALLPLLMSAEVIIIAPSNPVVSVGPILAIPEVRTTLTTTNTPVVAVSPIVGGAAIKGPAVPLMKAVGLTPTALGVAETYADLIDGIVIDTIDAELAPAIQSRGIATLVTDTIMRGMPEKMALARATLELASLIAPSTARSLV
- the rarD gene encoding EamA family transporter RarD; this encodes MTNKTTLQGISAAIAAYALWGLLPVYWKALNGASATEILAHRMIWSLLFLLGVLAIRRQWEWITVIRQQRRLRLTYLASAILLAANWGIYVWAVQINRVVEASLGYFINPLVSIALGVLVLRERLRPAQWLAIGIAAAGVAWLTYSAGALPWIALALALSFGLYGLLRKQTPLGSFEALTVETLWMFPPALLWLSWLAGANGGIHHDTGLWMLLISTGVVTAAPLLFFGAATRRIPLTTIGILQYLAPTLQLVLGVLVYGEPFSTAQLIGFGAIWTALAIYTLDSFIAVRHYRAKLSQEAIQR